A genomic region of Streptosporangium lutulentum contains the following coding sequences:
- a CDS encoding FAD-dependent oxidoreductase, with the protein MDEGRGRYQVRASSGKILVVGAGVSGLTTALCLAREGFRVTVLAEKFAPDIVSVVAGALWEWPPAVCGYHHDQISLARSKEWCVTSYGIFEELARANVPGVAMRRSNFYFKHPVEENPQDLNKMQELAGKVRGFVRDRSLAERNGIDPDYGVVDAYSHLAPMIDTDQYMMWLMREVEAHGVQVKRYRIEGLLADRRAELLDRFDAEAIVCCAGLGTAQLRGIDMYPLRGALVRVRNDGIRGCRIGEAHCVSHNEGSNEQDIVFIVPRSERILVLGGLAEKDEWGTDINLDNHGPVREMYERCLAFMPALRNAELDPDEPVRVGLRPFRRENVCLEWDETEQIIYNFAHGGAGFSFSWGCAQEAVGLVRSAVEDRTYSYSF; encoded by the coding sequence ATGGATGAAGGAAGAGGGCGTTATCAGGTGCGCGCGAGTTCAGGGAAGATACTTGTTGTCGGGGCCGGCGTAAGCGGATTGACGACTGCGCTGTGTCTGGCCAGAGAAGGATTCCGCGTCACCGTGCTCGCGGAGAAATTCGCGCCCGATATCGTCTCGGTCGTCGCGGGCGCGCTGTGGGAGTGGCCGCCGGCGGTGTGCGGTTACCACCATGACCAGATCTCGCTCGCCCGCTCCAAGGAGTGGTGCGTCACCTCGTACGGGATTTTCGAGGAACTGGCCCGGGCCAACGTCCCCGGAGTGGCCATGCGGAGATCCAACTTCTATTTCAAGCATCCCGTCGAGGAGAACCCGCAGGATCTGAACAAGATGCAGGAGCTCGCGGGGAAGGTGCGCGGCTTCGTCCGCGACCGGTCGCTCGCCGAGCGCAACGGCATCGATCCCGACTACGGCGTGGTCGACGCGTACTCCCACCTGGCACCCATGATCGACACCGATCAGTACATGATGTGGCTGATGCGGGAGGTCGAGGCCCACGGGGTGCAGGTCAAGCGGTATCGCATCGAGGGGCTGCTGGCCGACCGGAGAGCGGAGCTCCTCGACCGCTTCGACGCCGAGGCGATCGTCTGCTGCGCGGGTCTGGGCACCGCCCAGCTTCGCGGCATCGACATGTATCCGCTGCGCGGCGCGCTCGTGCGGGTCCGCAACGACGGAATTCGCGGATGCCGGATCGGCGAGGCCCACTGCGTCTCCCACAACGAGGGAAGCAACGAGCAGGACATCGTCTTCATCGTGCCGCGCAGCGAGAGAATCCTTGTTCTCGGAGGGCTGGCGGAAAAAGACGAGTGGGGAACGGATATCAATCTGGATAACCACGGACCCGTTCGGGAAATGTATGAACGCTGCCTGGCCTTCATGCCCGCACTTCGAAATGCCGAACTGGATCCCGACGAGCCGGTCCGGGTCGGGCTGCGGCCGTTCAGGCGGGAAAACGTCTGCCTTGAATGGGATGAGACAGAGCAGATCATTTACAATTTCGCGCACGGCGGAGCTGGATTCAGCTTCTCCTGGGGCTGCGCCCAGGAGGCCGTCGGTCTGGTGCGTTCAGCCGTAGAGGACCGCACGTACTCGTATTCCTTCTGA
- a CDS encoding L,D-transpeptidase family protein, giving the protein MRRTVKCFLVANTILTVTACMPIAGLHVGITSPEHPGPPRPQADAPLSPAEQLATARFPLLRVGDSGTRVQDVQRRLNRLGFNAGTTSSEYRPALRAAVWAFQKANGLPPVNEVDMPTWQALSRPARLKPLVRAGESTRVEIDLRRQLLTAWKDGKSALVTHISTGNGEHYCEKGRCGVAVTPVGDFRAWFRTPGWTKGPLGEQFYTVYFNGEVGFHGSERVPLRPASHGCIRVPLHNARPLFDMIQVGTPVYVRGSSPAENPQRDAGQTKAQRS; this is encoded by the coding sequence ATGCGAAGAACTGTCAAGTGTTTTCTGGTCGCGAACACGATCCTCACCGTGACCGCGTGCATGCCGATCGCCGGCCTGCACGTCGGGATCACCTCACCCGAACATCCCGGGCCGCCCAGGCCCCAGGCCGACGCCCCGCTGTCCCCGGCCGAGCAGCTCGCGACGGCGCGGTTTCCTCTCCTTCGCGTCGGAGACAGCGGAACCCGGGTCCAGGACGTCCAGAGACGTCTCAACCGGCTGGGATTCAACGCGGGGACCACCAGCTCCGAGTACCGTCCCGCTCTGCGCGCGGCCGTATGGGCCTTCCAGAAGGCGAACGGCCTGCCTCCCGTCAACGAGGTCGACATGCCGACCTGGCAGGCGCTCTCCCGCCCGGCGCGGCTCAAGCCGCTGGTGCGCGCGGGGGAGTCCACGAGGGTGGAGATCGATCTACGGCGCCAGCTCCTCACGGCCTGGAAGGACGGCAAGTCCGCGCTCGTCACCCACATCTCGACCGGTAACGGCGAGCACTACTGCGAGAAGGGCCGCTGCGGGGTCGCCGTCACACCCGTCGGCGACTTCCGGGCCTGGTTCCGGACGCCCGGATGGACCAAGGGGCCCCTGGGCGAGCAGTTCTACACCGTCTACTTCAATGGGGAGGTCGGCTTCCACGGTTCCGAACGGGTCCCCCTGCGTCCCGCGTCCCACGGATGCATCCGCGTCCCGCTCCACAACGCCAGGCCCCTCTTCGACATGATCCAGGTCGGGACCCCGGTCTACGTCCGCGGTTCCAGCCCGGCTGAGAATCCCCAGAGAGACGCGGGGCAGACGAAGGCCCAGCGGAGCTGA
- a CDS encoding EF-hand domain-containing protein has protein sequence MADDYAMTFNIVDVDGDGFISAAELVQLMEVLGQPVTPEAAAAAIAKIDQDGNGLMSLEEFGNYLK, from the coding sequence ATGGCGGACGACTACGCGATGACTTTCAATATTGTCGATGTCGACGGCGACGGCTTCATCTCGGCCGCCGAACTGGTGCAGCTCATGGAGGTGCTCGGCCAGCCGGTCACCCCCGAGGCCGCCGCCGCAGCCATCGCCAAGATCGACCAGGACGGCAACGGCCTCATGTCCCTGGAAGAGTTCGGCAACTACCTCAAGTAG
- the secD gene encoding protein translocase subunit SecD: MTRAPVVRAMAALAVIATSLFIALTMSPRLGLDLRGGTQIVLETRDSPTVKADAEATDRTLEVLRRRADSLGVADAPLARSGERRIIVELPGVQDPAKAAAVIGKTAQLTFHHVLAVPDAMTHVRKGEKVMTDEYGAKLLVGPAQLTGDGVGDAGAGNDAQLGGGWYVAVDFRDQGREAWAKMTGAAACNPLGDPKRRVAIVLDDKVIVSPQMNADVACKVGLPSGSTQITGDFTAEEAKDLATLVKGGSLPVPVEIIEQRTVGPTLGAAAIAASAQAAVIGVLLTALFIIMIYRLMGFLAAIALTCYALISYAALVALGATLTLPGLAGFVLAIGMAVDANVLVFERAREEYALEPNFKTALEKGFRNAWSAVADSNITTLLAAGLLFFLASGPVRGFGVTLSIGVIASLITAMVITRVLAQWSVGRRGVLDRPKLTGLADIGRVRTWLNTRKPNLMRHRTLYLVITCVLVAVSVGGVMLRGLNYGVEFTGGRLVEYSTSTPMSADTARELVSGAGFPNAVVQSSGDDISVRTSKISTAEAKAIEAALESKGGQITKERDELIGPSLGDELRRNALIALCVALAAQLAYLVFRFRWTFGLAAVLALVADAAIVVGAFAWLDKPVDGIFLAAMLTVIGYSVNDKVVVFDRVRELWGAQRKDSFAEISNTAILQTVPRTVNTGLGALFILAALAVLGGDSLTNFAVALLIGIIAGTLSSALVAVPLAIGFEKRSSAPPPQPKGRGTAVSTREGSGAVL, from the coding sequence ATGACGCGTGCCCCCGTGGTGCGCGCGATGGCTGCGTTAGCCGTCATCGCGACCTCATTGTTCATCGCCCTGACCATGTCCCCGCGCCTGGGTCTCGACCTGCGCGGCGGCACCCAGATCGTGCTGGAGACGAGAGACTCCCCGACCGTCAAGGCCGACGCCGAGGCCACCGACCGCACCCTTGAGGTGCTCCGCCGCCGGGCCGACTCCCTGGGCGTGGCGGACGCGCCGCTGGCTCGCTCCGGCGAGCGGCGCATCATCGTCGAACTGCCCGGCGTGCAGGATCCGGCCAAGGCCGCCGCGGTCATCGGCAAGACCGCCCAGCTCACCTTCCACCACGTCCTCGCCGTGCCCGACGCCATGACCCATGTGCGGAAGGGGGAGAAGGTCATGACCGACGAGTACGGCGCCAAGCTGCTCGTCGGACCGGCCCAGCTCACCGGCGACGGGGTCGGCGACGCCGGAGCCGGAAACGACGCCCAGCTGGGCGGCGGGTGGTACGTCGCCGTCGACTTCCGTGACCAGGGGCGTGAGGCGTGGGCGAAGATGACCGGCGCGGCCGCCTGCAACCCGCTGGGTGACCCGAAGCGCAGGGTCGCCATCGTCCTCGACGACAAGGTCATCGTCTCGCCGCAGATGAACGCGGACGTGGCCTGCAAGGTGGGCCTGCCCAGCGGCTCGACCCAGATCACCGGCGACTTCACCGCGGAAGAGGCCAAGGACCTGGCCACGCTGGTCAAGGGCGGGTCACTGCCGGTGCCCGTCGAGATCATCGAGCAGCGGACCGTCGGCCCGACGCTCGGCGCCGCCGCGATCGCGGCCAGCGCCCAGGCGGCGGTCATCGGCGTGCTGCTCACCGCCCTGTTCATCATCATGATCTATCGGCTGATGGGCTTCCTCGCCGCGATCGCCCTGACCTGCTACGCGCTCATCTCCTACGCGGCGCTGGTGGCACTCGGCGCCACGCTCACCCTGCCCGGTCTGGCGGGCTTCGTGCTGGCGATCGGCATGGCGGTCGACGCCAACGTGCTGGTCTTCGAGCGCGCCCGGGAGGAGTACGCCCTTGAGCCGAACTTCAAGACCGCGCTGGAGAAGGGCTTCCGCAACGCCTGGAGCGCGGTGGCCGACTCCAACATCACCACGCTGCTCGCCGCGGGGCTGTTGTTCTTCCTGGCCTCCGGACCGGTGCGCGGTTTCGGCGTCACCCTGAGCATCGGCGTGATCGCCTCACTGATCACCGCGATGGTCATCACCCGGGTCCTGGCCCAGTGGTCGGTGGGCCGCAGGGGCGTGCTGGACCGGCCGAAGCTGACCGGCCTGGCCGACATCGGGCGCGTCCGGACCTGGCTGAACACGCGCAAGCCCAACCTGATGCGCCACCGTACGCTCTATCTCGTGATCACCTGCGTGCTGGTGGCCGTCTCGGTGGGCGGGGTGATGCTCCGGGGGCTCAACTACGGCGTGGAGTTCACCGGAGGCAGGCTCGTGGAGTATTCCACCAGCACCCCGATGAGCGCCGACACCGCTCGCGAGCTGGTCAGCGGCGCGGGTTTCCCGAACGCGGTGGTGCAGTCGTCGGGAGACGACATCTCCGTGCGAACCAGCAAGATCAGCACCGCCGAGGCGAAGGCGATCGAGGCCGCGCTGGAGAGCAAGGGCGGTCAGATCACCAAGGAGCGCGACGAGCTCATCGGCCCGAGCCTCGGGGACGAGCTGCGCCGCAACGCGCTCATCGCGCTGTGCGTCGCGCTCGCCGCGCAGCTCGCCTACCTCGTCTTCCGGTTCCGGTGGACGTTCGGGCTCGCGGCGGTGCTGGCCCTGGTCGCCGACGCGGCGATCGTGGTCGGCGCGTTCGCGTGGCTGGACAAGCCGGTGGACGGGATCTTCCTGGCGGCGATGCTCACCGTGATCGGCTACTCGGTCAATGACAAGGTCGTGGTCTTCGACCGCGTCCGCGAGCTGTGGGGAGCGCAGCGCAAGGACTCGTTCGCGGAGATATCGAACACCGCGATCCTGCAGACCGTACCCCGTACGGTGAACACGGGTCTGGGGGCGCTGTTCATCCTGGCCGCGCTGGCCGTGCTCGGCGGCGACTCGCTGACGAACTTCGCGGTGGCGCTGCTGATCGGCATCATCGCCGGCACGCTGTCCTCCGCGCTGGTCGCGGTACCGCTGGCGATCGGGTTCGAGAAGCGCAGCTCGGCACCACCGCCGCAGCCCAAGGGCAGGGGGACGGCCGTCTCCACCCGCGAGGGGTCGGGCGCCGTGCTCTGA